gtggagtcttcgcaatggcaacggaggccatggcaaccgactcaccatcgtcatcatcctcattgtactcttcttgtaccaccaacgccttgggaggagtcttcttggtgaagtttctcctgttggggaacgacttggccttgtcttttctaatgagcttgccaccattgtcttccctcttctcgtaagggcactccgcaacaaagtggctcacattgccacaattgaagcaagtcctcacccattgcttgccctttgcgccacttgaattgctcttgttgaagtttggccttgtgttcttcttgctccaaaattgccttgaagcaagagccatgtgttcatgataggcatacttcgtatcttcgaggttgccctcttcttcttcctcttcatcctcttcctccatactaaccttggcctttagagtaaggttgggcttctttactctttgagaacgaagaaccgcattgtcggcggtcttatccaagatgctcatagcaacaaattcatccaacacttcacttgatgacaaggtgtggaagtccggcctttgacgaattacggaggacatggcttcgtggtagggcatcattgccttgaggaatctGCGCTTGATCGAATTGTCATCCGTGTCTTTACTTctatgatctcggagagagaccgcgagtttggttactctccgaaaaagctcgcgaggttcttcatcttctttcattgcaaactcgtcggcttcatcttgcaccattGGTGTCTTGGGCGCGCTTGCCGTGTCGGAGGTGTGGCAGCGATGGCGGTGCTCGCCGGCAGCTGCGCGACGGAGCTCCGGGCCGTGTGTCGGCCCATGGAGGTGGGCGGCGCTGTGGCTGTCATGGCgcgtggcggaggcggcggagcgttgaatgcttgcgcttccgcgatagagggaaacaacttggagccaagcatctttggccacagtgtaaggccggagatgaggaagatcttcgggtgggattgcttcttggatgatgaagagagcattctcattgaattgatgatccacaacttctctaggagtgaagttacttcggtcatgcggataaaaaccctcttcaatgattctccaaaggttagtgttcacatgatttaaatgacgcttaaaacgatagacccaagaatcaaaatctacattcttctcaatcttaggggccgggccggcatgattcaaatgagtggaagggagcggtccaccatagacaggtggaggttccacatgggcaaagatgccggtcccatttttatcactagaaaaaggagctttctcgctagaagcttcccccttgtcggaggtagcatccgtcaccttgttagcgggatcacccactttcaatggtgcggtggtaagtttaagcccttctaagaatttattcaacatgctttcgaccttggtcgtcatggaggttttcaatgtgtccaacgccacattgaattcctcacgagagactgcggttcccccatctcccgtagacgagactggattctcaccggagtactcctccacaccgtctacgacgtcaaccatactctttggacggtaaagtccttaataaagagacgaggctctgataccaattgaaaggatcgatatagttgactagagggggggtgaataggcaactaacaatttttagcttttctttaccaaattaaactttgcatcaaaataggttgtctagatatgcaactaagtgggcaacctatatgatgcaatgacaacaagctcgcaagcaaataagagatataacacgagtaagcttgcgaaagtaaaggaacgagataaccaagagtggagccggtgaagacgaggatgtgttaccgaagttccttccttttgaggggaagtacgtctccgttggagcggtgtggaggcacaatgctccccaagaagccactagggccaccgtattctcctcacgccctcacacaatgcgagatgccgtgattccactattggtgcccttgaaggcggcgaccggacctttacaaacaaggttggggcaatctccacaacttaattagaggctcccaacgacaccacaaagcttcaccataatggactatggctccgcggtgacctcaaccgtctagggtgctcaaacacccaagagtaacaagatccgctagggataggtggggggaatcaaatttctcttggtggaagtgtagatcgtggccttctcaaccaatcccgagcaaatcaacaagtttgattggctagggagagagatcgggcgaaaatggagcttggagcaacaatggagcttttgggggaagagatagatcaactttggggaagaagacccccttatatagtggggggaacaaaccaaccgttacccccacttctgccccgtagagagcggtactaccgctgggccagcggtactaccgcttgccactatacgcgatactaccgctccccctcgctgtactgccgcttggcccagagcggtactaccgcggtgggatggtggtactaccgcatacgagcggtactacggccccccactgccgcggccagtaccgtaaaacccgacacgaaaaaagagccctcgaatcgaggcggtactagcacgagaccaccgcggtactacagctgggggctaccagcggtactactgctctggagcggtactaccgctcccagagcagtactaccgcttgtagcacccaagcggtactaccgctccgtcccgcggtactaccgctgggaccagagagagcACACAGTTGGGGGCtaacagcggtactaccgctccggcccgcggtactactgCTGGGACCACAGAGAGCATACTGAGAAGAGAAAcgagcccatcatcgaaacggaaaggctcggagggaggggcaaaggaagtgtacgtgatgattccgccctagcctttccaaaatggaccccctcttgatagaacggcgatccctatgaaactagtccaccaaactaattcgaaaggactaccgtcttcgcttcaagctccgaggggagggaatcgtctcgtgccaaaaggatgaatctctgaaaaacactcaatgcacacgattagtccgcaaaagcattgtcatcattcaccaaaacatcttaggaaAAAATATGCCCTTACAGCATTAATCTTGATGCATGTAGATAGTTGGTTAGTAGATCAACTAGTTGTGTTGTCACCGGCGTGCGTGTGCGTGCATCGCGTCAGTAGTTAGCTGATTAGTCGGCCGTGAGTTAGTGGCCGGTTGGGGTGGCCGGGTCGTGCGTGCATGCATTAGATGGATATGCTAGCTACGTGTGTGTGCCGGCCAAGTAAACGGGCTGCATGTGTGCGGTTGGTTAGTGCGTGCGTGGCCGAGTGTGGCGGCCGGCCCTGTGTGAGCCAGAGTATAAATCCCCCGTCTCTGTATTGGTTGCGTGAGCCGGTGTTGTAGCCATGTAGCCACCGTAAAGAAGAAAATGATTGGGGCGTTCGTGCGCCCGCTACGGCGTTCGTGCGCCGGCCCGGAATTTTTTGTGTCTTGtgtcttcttctacctctagccgAGAGTGAGAGAGGACTGCGGTTCCAACAGAGTGCGCGAGGAACGGGCAGAACAGCGGGTGCAACGGCGGGATGATGGAGGACGCGTTCGACTTCATCGCCCGGAACGGCGGCATCGACACGGAGGAGGACTACCCCTACACCGCCAAGGACGGCAGGTGCGACCACGCCAAGAGGAGCCGCACGGTGGTGTCCATCGACGGCTTCGAGTCGGTGCCGGAGAACGACGAGCTGTCGCTGAAGAAGGCGGTGGCGCACCAGCCCGTGAGCGTGGGCATCGAGGCCGGCGGCCCCGAGTTCCAGCTGTACGAGTCGGGGGTGTTCACCGGCAGGTGCGGCACGGAGCTGGACCACGGCGTGGTGGCGGTGGGGTACGGCACCGACAATGGCAGGGACTACTGGAGCGTGCGCAACTCATGGGGCCCGGACTGGGGCGAGGACGGCTACATCCGGATGGAGCGCAACGTCACCGCGAGCACCGGCAAGTGCGGCATCGCCATGATGGCGTCCTACCCCGTCAAGAACGGGCCCAACCCGTCACCCAAGCCACCAAACCCGCCGAAGCCGAAGCCGGTGGCCTGCGACCGCCACAGCAAGTGCCCGGCGGGGAGCACCTGCTGCTGCACCCACGGCGTCAGGAAGACGTGCTTCGTCTGGGGGTGCTGCCCTGCCAAGGGCGCCACCTGCTGCAAGGACGGCGCCACCTGCTGCCCGTCGGACTACCCCGTCTGCAACGCCAGAATCGCACTTGCTCCAAGGTACCATCAACCACTATCCAATCTATTATCTATTGTGCTCTCGATCGGTTGGTTTCTGGGACTAATTTGCATTGCACGAATTCGTTGATTTTGTGCTGATATTTTTGCATGGATGTTTCTGGTTTTGTTTGACAGAGCAAGAACAGCCCGTACACCGTGGAGGCGCTCATCCGTACTCCGGCCAAGCGAAGCAGGACAACGACACTTACACAACTGG
This sequence is a window from Aegilops tauschii subsp. strangulata cultivar AL8/78 chromosome 7, Aet v6.0, whole genome shotgun sequence. Protein-coding genes within it:
- the LOC109774344 gene encoding cysteine protease 1, which gives rise to MMEDAFDFIARNGGIDTEEDYPYTAKDGRCDHAKRSRTVVSIDGFESVPENDELSLKKAVAHQPVSVGIEAGGPEFQLYESGVFTGRCGTELDHGVVAVGYGTDNGRDYWSVRNSWGPDWGEDGYIRMERNVTASTGKCGIAMMASYPVKNGPNPSPKPPNPPKPKPVACDRHSKCPAGSTCCCTHGVRKTCFVWGCCPAKGATCCKDGATCCPSDYPVCNARIALAPRARTARTPWRRSSVLRPSEAGQRHLHNWLI